A section of the Leptospira kobayashii genome encodes:
- the cmk gene encoding (d)CMP kinase — protein sequence MIDSVIAIDGPAGSGKSTIARLLAKKIGFLYLDSGAFYRGLTLAIWEKFSREGGDPEKFPFFTEKLADASLLGKEKEEFDFVLSEVPLSCELSDSGENRIFLGQKDISEEIRTPEITRLIRYIANRRVFRDFVNERIRDFAKKHKLVMDGRDIGTEVFPNSKFKFFLTASSEVRAKRRFLELEKKGIQVNFQHLKEEIESRDHSDETRAVAPLLQAQDAFRIDTSGLETEAVLNTILSKLSLPGQI from the coding sequence ATGATCGATTCTGTCATCGCAATTGATGGACCCGCAGGCTCAGGAAAAAGCACGATTGCCCGACTGCTTGCAAAAAAAATAGGTTTTTTATATTTGGACTCGGGTGCCTTTTATAGAGGATTAACGCTCGCTATATGGGAAAAATTTTCACGAGAAGGCGGAGATCCGGAAAAGTTTCCTTTTTTCACCGAGAAATTAGCGGATGCTAGCCTTTTGGGAAAAGAAAAGGAAGAATTCGACTTTGTTCTGTCGGAGGTACCACTTTCCTGTGAACTTTCCGATTCCGGAGAAAACCGGATTTTCTTAGGCCAAAAGGATATTTCCGAAGAGATCCGAACTCCCGAAATCACCCGGCTGATCCGTTACATCGCCAACCGAAGGGTATTTCGGGATTTTGTGAATGAGAGAATCCGGGATTTTGCCAAAAAACACAAATTGGTGATGGATGGTAGAGATATCGGAACGGAAGTTTTTCCCAATTCCAAATTCAAATTTTTCCTGACTGCTTCTTCCGAGGTTCGTGCGAAAAGAAGATTTCTGGAACTGGAAAAGAAAGGGATTCAGGTAAATTTCCAACACCTCAAAGAAGAAATCGAATCCAGGGATCATTCGGATGAAACTAGGGCTGTAGCCCCCCTCCTACAGGCTCAGGACGCATTCCGTATTGACACGAGCGGGCTTGAAACAGAAGCTGTCTTAAATACTATCCTGTCCAAGCTTTCTCTGCCTGGACAAATTTAA
- a CDS encoding helix-turn-helix domain-containing protein, translating into MSHSLCESGEYLNFFLIFSSLLGLLYAIGEFFSYHRNRKQVLLGTIFLGTSYILFNFYLLSSHMIKLFPYLYLTDLPVVASLGILLDEYFLITLEGRFRSFRWLYFKLIPIVLLFVSILVWNLLHKADFLKNAESTAYSLEDRPVLLMASMILIYVWCMLRILRRLSGQIRWSTFRKNTTLKIGLVITLFCLALSLNALRTIAFGDHVAYQLSGIAIGFFFCFLYVLRQSSPDFFLEVRKIVEEEKKERISQISKLDRNLVRKQLEDLFEKEKIYREEKLNLRDLSERMDLTSHQLSEFLNTEIKLSFYQYTNSFRVNEAKEKIGKEPERSLLAIAYDVGFGSKSTFNEAFKKETGKTPREYREKILKKHPIR; encoded by the coding sequence ATGTCTCATTCACTTTGTGAATCTGGTGAATACCTGAATTTCTTTTTAATCTTTTCTTCCTTACTCGGTCTTCTCTACGCAATCGGAGAATTCTTCAGCTATCATCGGAATAGAAAACAAGTGTTACTTGGTACCATTTTTTTAGGCACAAGTTATATATTGTTCAATTTTTATCTACTTTCTTCCCACATGATCAAATTATTTCCTTATTTGTATTTAACCGATTTGCCGGTAGTGGCAAGTCTGGGGATTTTACTTGACGAATATTTTCTTATCACTCTGGAAGGGAGGTTTCGATCCTTTCGTTGGTTGTATTTTAAATTGATCCCGATCGTTCTGCTTTTCGTATCCATTTTAGTATGGAATCTATTGCATAAAGCAGATTTTTTAAAAAACGCAGAATCTACAGCCTATAGTTTAGAAGATCGGCCTGTTTTACTTATGGCTTCCATGATCCTAATTTATGTTTGGTGTATGTTGAGAATTTTACGTAGACTTTCCGGACAAATCCGTTGGTCTACTTTCAGAAAAAACACAACTCTCAAAATCGGTCTGGTCATTACTCTATTTTGTTTGGCATTGTCTTTAAACGCACTTAGAACTATTGCTTTCGGCGATCATGTGGCTTACCAACTCTCGGGAATCGCGATCGGATTTTTCTTTTGTTTTTTATATGTCCTCAGGCAGTCTTCTCCTGATTTTTTCTTAGAAGTCAGAAAGATCGTAGAAGAAGAAAAGAAAGAGAGAATCTCGCAAATTTCAAAACTGGATCGCAATTTGGTTCGTAAACAATTGGAAGATTTGTTTGAAAAGGAAAAGATATACAGGGAAGAAAAATTGAATTTAAGAGATCTTTCCGAAAGAATGGATCTGACTTCCCATCAGTTGTCCGAATTTTTGAATACGGAAATCAAACTCAGCTTTTATCAATATACAAATTCATTCAGAGTGAATGAAGCGAAAGAAAAAATAGGAAAAGAGCCGGAACGATCTCTACTTGCCATTGCTTATGATGTAGGTTTCGGCTCCAAGTCCACATTCAACGAAGCTTTTAAAAAAGAAACAGGCAAGACTCCGAGAGAATACAGAGAAAAAATTCTAAAAAAACATCCGATCCGATAA
- the aroA gene encoding 3-phosphoshikimate 1-carboxyvinyltransferase — translation MLSSKLTLSSSHSVSVPGDKSISHRSVLFSSLAQGKSEIHGFLEGEDPLNTMKCFGKLGVSFTNLGKGSYSVNSPGKKGLTSPKGELDFGNAGTGIRLSAGLLCGLPQIQVVVNGDASLQKRPMARIIDPLTAMGGEIRSLSGDGRAPLEIKGKQLQDYKFKSPIASAQVKSALMLAALSSEIALDYEEDELSRDHTENMIRFLGGSITQITPLRFQMKPPYRFEGGSFKVPGDISSASFYIVLGLCAKGEPTIIRNVGLNPSRVGIITVLRNMGGRIEIADPRKECGEDIGDLVVYPSALRKTEIPASLIPSIIDEIPILAIAGLFSEGGFSIRNAKELRAKESDRITSVITNLQKLGVVVREFEDGYEFDEIGFLTSAKIETYMDHRIAMSFAILAKLSGLSLSFDDTSWVDTSFPGFFEILKTF, via the coding sequence ATGTTATCCTCTAAACTTACTCTTTCCAGTTCCCATTCCGTTTCCGTTCCGGGAGACAAGTCGATTTCCCATAGATCTGTTCTTTTCAGCTCCCTTGCCCAAGGTAAATCGGAAATCCACGGCTTTTTAGAAGGGGAAGACCCTCTCAATACCATGAAATGTTTCGGAAAACTCGGGGTTTCCTTTACAAATTTGGGAAAAGGAAGTTATTCCGTGAACAGTCCTGGCAAAAAAGGACTTACTTCTCCGAAAGGAGAACTGGATTTTGGAAATGCAGGAACAGGGATCCGACTTTCTGCAGGACTTCTTTGCGGTTTACCGCAAATCCAAGTCGTGGTAAATGGAGATGCTTCTTTGCAAAAAAGACCTATGGCAAGGATCATCGATCCTCTTACCGCTATGGGAGGAGAAATTCGTTCTCTTTCCGGGGATGGACGAGCTCCTTTGGAGATCAAAGGAAAACAACTACAGGATTATAAGTTCAAAAGTCCGATTGCTTCCGCACAAGTAAAGAGTGCGCTGATGCTTGCCGCATTGTCTTCTGAAATCGCTCTCGATTATGAAGAAGACGAATTGTCCAGAGACCATACTGAAAATATGATTCGTTTTTTGGGCGGGAGTATCACTCAAATAACTCCGCTTCGTTTTCAAATGAAACCTCCTTATAGGTTTGAGGGGGGAAGTTTTAAAGTTCCGGGAGATATTTCCAGCGCATCATTTTATATTGTACTCGGGTTATGTGCCAAAGGAGAACCAACTATCATTCGTAATGTGGGACTCAATCCTTCCCGTGTAGGAATCATTACCGTGTTAAGAAATATGGGTGGCAGAATTGAAATTGCAGATCCTAGGAAGGAATGCGGTGAAGATATAGGGGACCTGGTTGTTTATCCTTCTGCATTGCGTAAAACGGAAATTCCCGCATCCCTTATTCCTTCCATTATAGATGAGATACCTATACTCGCTATTGCGGGACTTTTTTCGGAAGGAGGATTTTCGATTCGGAATGCAAAAGAACTGAGAGCGAAAGAATCCGATCGTATCACATCCGTAATCACCAACTTGCAAAAATTAGGCGTAGTTGTGCGGGAATTTGAGGATGGATATGAATTTGACGAAATCGGTTTCTTAACTTCCGCAAAAATAGAAACCTATATGGATCATAGAATTGCAATGAGTTTTGCGATTCTTGCCAAGTTGTCCGGCCTTTCTCTCAGTTTTGACGATACCAGTTGGGTAGACACTTCTTTCCCCGGATTTTTTGAGATCCTAAAAACATTTTAG
- a CDS encoding tetratricopeptide repeat protein: MSSNSLQAQLDLAKQFFRIGDLDRAEYHTRAFLEMNENEEAYFYLGLIQNSQNKWDEALISYYKAVSINHDYGNPCNEIGVLLLRMGKDKEAIYWLKKSVRCAQNDAPHISFFNLATLYKLWNRPERSLQYLHKAMEIKKDFPEAWKMWDELKKDKNESTNAS, from the coding sequence TTGTCTTCCAACTCATTACAAGCCCAACTTGACCTTGCAAAACAATTCTTTCGGATCGGTGATTTAGACCGTGCGGAATACCATACTCGTGCCTTTCTGGAAATGAACGAGAATGAAGAGGCGTACTTTTACCTTGGGCTGATCCAAAATTCCCAAAACAAATGGGACGAAGCACTTATTTCCTATTATAAAGCCGTATCGATCAATCATGATTACGGAAACCCTTGTAATGAAATCGGAGTTTTGTTGCTTCGTATGGGTAAAGACAAAGAAGCGATCTATTGGCTGAAAAAATCGGTTCGTTGCGCGCAAAATGACGCTCCTCATATTTCTTTTTTCAATCTGGCAACTCTTTACAAACTTTGGAACAGACCCGAACGTTCTTTGCAATATTTACACAAAGCAATGGAGATCAAAAAGGATTTTCCGGAAGCCTGGAAAATGTGGGATGAACTCAAAAAAGATAAAAACGAGTCGACTAACGCTAGTTAG
- a CDS encoding slr1658 superfamily regulator: MSFVSSPIGNSEVSGKNETETSQSRENIIYVISQNRDLSLTEENLPYHSHLSLSVYTQDMTFHWKRCEIVSNFVSQFYSGSDGDKSVDANSASTIINELIENAAKYSEKENSKIYIEIKDLGNKLRVDVKNKVSSWTKLNFEKLMQIIASGNVNQMYFDALESKHTEDKTSGIGLLMLLNDYHLNLGYKIKSNQQDNFEITIRAHIPIEAGY; encoded by the coding sequence ATGTCATTTGTTAGTTCACCAATCGGTAATTCGGAAGTCTCGGGAAAAAATGAAACTGAAACAAGTCAAAGCAGAGAAAATATAATTTATGTTATATCACAAAATCGGGATCTTTCCTTAACAGAAGAAAACCTGCCTTATCACAGTCACCTTTCTTTGTCGGTATACACACAAGATATGACATTTCATTGGAAAAGATGTGAGATTGTTTCCAATTTCGTTTCCCAATTTTATTCCGGTTCCGACGGAGACAAATCCGTAGATGCAAATTCTGCATCTACGATCATAAACGAACTGATAGAAAATGCGGCAAAATATTCCGAAAAAGAAAACAGTAAGATTTATATAGAAATCAAAGACCTGGGAAACAAACTCAGAGTCGATGTAAAAAATAAAGTCAGCTCTTGGACAAAACTGAACTTTGAAAAGCTGATGCAAATAATTGCTTCCGGAAATGTAAATCAAATGTATTTTGATGCACTGGAATCAAAACATACCGAAGATAAAACTTCAGGGATCGGGCTTTTGATGTTATTGAATGATTATCATTTGAATCTAGGGTATAAAATCAAGAGTAATCAGCAGGATAATTTTGAAATTACAATCCGCGCTCATATCCCGATAGAAGCCGGTTATTAA
- a CDS encoding D-2-hydroxyacid dehydrogenase, with protein MEVQVPRPLLFRMPEFAVFSDTDLPPSAKDLLQNSLFPHKIILPSNPSLSLLTNADSDPGFLFADIAFGQPNINDILNSKKLKWIQISSAGFTRYDTEDFRNEMKERGIIVTNSSSVFTEPCVEHVFAFMLASARNLPDALNARIKNADPEWPRFRHESKLLTGQNVLILGYGSIAIRLVEVLKPFRMKITGMRRKKRGDESIPIIGSEDLPKALREADHIINILPDNLDSKYYFNSDRFRDCKQGAVFYNIGRGATVDQVALYESLRSNHLAAAWLDVTEPEPLSEDHPLRSLKNCFITPHVAGGYQEEFTDLVRHFLENFRRFQKGENLLDRIM; from the coding sequence TTGGAAGTTCAAGTTCCAAGGCCTTTATTATTTAGAATGCCCGAATTTGCCGTCTTTTCCGATACAGATCTTCCTCCTTCGGCGAAAGACCTTCTGCAAAACTCCCTTTTCCCTCATAAAATCATCCTTCCTTCCAACCCCTCTCTTTCTCTTTTGACAAATGCGGATTCCGATCCTGGTTTTCTTTTCGCGGATATAGCTTTCGGACAACCTAACATAAACGATATTTTGAATTCAAAAAAATTGAAATGGATCCAAATCAGTTCCGCCGGATTTACACGTTATGACACTGAGGATTTTCGTAACGAGATGAAGGAGAGAGGTATCATTGTTACAAATAGTTCATCTGTATTTACGGAACCTTGCGTGGAACATGTGTTTGCCTTTATGCTTGCTTCCGCTAGAAATCTACCTGATGCCTTGAATGCCAGAATCAAAAATGCCGATCCGGAGTGGCCTCGTTTTCGTCATGAATCCAAATTACTGACGGGTCAAAATGTTTTAATCTTGGGATACGGTTCCATCGCCATCCGCCTCGTGGAAGTTTTAAAACCGTTTCGAATGAAAATCACAGGGATGCGCAGAAAGAAAAGAGGAGATGAATCCATTCCGATCATAGGTTCGGAAGATTTGCCGAAGGCTCTCCGGGAAGCGGATCATATCATCAATATCCTCCCCGACAATTTGGATTCGAAATATTATTTCAATTCGGATCGTTTTCGGGACTGCAAACAAGGTGCAGTATTTTATAATATAGGTCGAGGTGCAACGGTGGACCAAGTCGCATTGTACGAATCTTTACGATCGAATCATTTGGCGGCCGCTTGGTTGGATGTGACCGAACCGGAACCTTTGAGTGAAGACCATCCTCTTCGCAGTTTGAAAAATTGTTTCATCACTCCTCATGTGGCAGGAGGATACCAGGAAGAATTCACCGACTTGGTTCGTCATTTTTTAGAAAACTTCCGCCGCTTTCAAAAAGGGGAAAACCTGCTCGACCGGATTATGTAA
- a CDS encoding cyclic nucleotide-binding domain-containing protein, with amino-acid sequence MPLDTTKNNQKIPVNPGEVLFIAGKPSMSLNILHEGSVRVETTLGEESLALYTLEGTNLTPGIFALLEGMPYPYTIRAKTSCVISTYVMNQPNAKKTLTQKVSVGVMAVRTMLKEIGELYKRILAIRGLSSKVQMTADNLGVVYYILNPSIFSDIQPGAPITRDETIIDPVIRTIRNNLAGFYEHGGMLPDEPNTSFLEESHGEFFEKDYPETVEWSDSSFHFIRKILAVNPKISQALFEADPTLLQNAAESYVTTYRELFDILNREAGELKDSLNFLFHGDQSLIEKFNLTLDLFSTGYSTISATTLLPITEWVSKKSQTHLEEFKQIFGSQYSGLTGGLDILEQKQSELNKKYAHELGAKKDQDSASASGISAGIDLASLKNELLNSASQILNFSQVDPESVKEFSTLMVKLKSFKNPLDPEPDNRKIRRTITKTYWEVYKKSFTKWLAAGKKAPKAVELMLRYGYFDESLLEDGHLVELVQRLDQGRYNGNVPVHLGTDWLEKIYAKESPTSVDELGQTFFEKLKLDLKDSGIKSDKDIPPSYDTPDARLAYEIASMYEPNCRLTSGSVASHFPILTKYHITIPLEKCFVTKESVQKAIQDILNVDYTAFNREVIYRNEDIGIKNEFVQKSIIPDLILVPSIGPKIMMWQDLSIFRGAGSKESKGRITIPHFITGDLKTFLFEAIAAFRWELCKNILGPDWNNVGIPSITADYTDYVQFYKKSKDLSPELKEKISGEFKRFRTDRDKFANDYSLWIKYEAEGVQRLNRVVRAIFYRHIPFHKTIREKVSAQPAFAELHNRFKNVRNRQHKELENKYKKYMDASGALPKELHENLQFYEV; translated from the coding sequence ATGCCCCTAGATACCACTAAAAATAATCAAAAGATCCCAGTCAATCCAGGTGAAGTTCTCTTCATTGCAGGAAAACCGTCAATGTCCTTAAACATTCTCCATGAGGGTTCCGTTCGAGTGGAAACCACTTTGGGGGAAGAAAGTCTGGCACTTTATACATTGGAAGGAACCAATCTCACTCCGGGCATCTTTGCTCTGTTAGAGGGGATGCCTTATCCTTATACCATTCGTGCGAAAACTTCCTGTGTCATTTCCACATACGTGATGAACCAGCCGAACGCAAAAAAAACTCTCACCCAAAAAGTTTCCGTCGGTGTAATGGCAGTCCGAACCATGCTCAAAGAGATCGGAGAGCTTTACAAAAGGATACTTGCAATACGGGGACTCAGCTCCAAAGTCCAAATGACTGCGGATAATTTAGGAGTTGTATATTATATCCTGAATCCATCGATTTTTTCAGACATCCAACCCGGAGCACCGATCACAAGAGATGAAACCATTATAGATCCTGTTATACGAACAATCCGAAACAACCTGGCGGGTTTCTATGAACACGGGGGAATGTTACCGGATGAGCCGAACACTTCCTTTTTGGAGGAAAGTCACGGTGAATTTTTTGAAAAAGATTACCCTGAAACGGTGGAATGGAGCGATTCCTCTTTTCATTTCATCCGCAAAATCTTGGCAGTCAATCCCAAGATTTCCCAAGCGCTTTTTGAAGCGGACCCTACTCTTTTACAAAATGCGGCGGAAAGTTACGTAACCACCTATAGAGAGTTATTCGATATTCTGAATAGGGAAGCCGGAGAGTTAAAGGACAGTTTGAATTTTCTTTTTCATGGAGATCAGTCTTTAATCGAAAAATTCAATCTGACGCTGGATTTGTTTTCCACAGGATATTCTACAATATCCGCAACTACCTTATTGCCTATCACGGAATGGGTTTCCAAAAAAAGCCAGACTCATCTGGAAGAATTCAAACAAATCTTCGGATCACAATACAGTGGTTTGACGGGTGGCCTTGATATTCTGGAACAAAAACAATCGGAGCTTAATAAAAAATACGCTCACGAATTGGGGGCGAAAAAAGACCAGGATTCCGCTAGCGCAAGCGGAATCTCAGCAGGAATCGATTTGGCAAGTCTGAAGAACGAACTGCTCAACTCTGCGAGCCAGATTTTGAATTTTTCCCAAGTAGATCCTGAATCAGTGAAAGAATTTTCGACTTTGATGGTCAAACTCAAGTCTTTCAAAAACCCTCTCGACCCGGAACCGGACAATAGAAAAATCAGACGTACGATCACAAAGACCTATTGGGAAGTTTATAAAAAATCTTTTACAAAATGGCTTGCCGCAGGTAAAAAAGCCCCCAAGGCCGTTGAACTTATGTTACGTTACGGTTACTTTGACGAATCTTTGCTGGAAGACGGCCATTTGGTCGAGCTTGTGCAAAGATTGGATCAAGGACGTTACAATGGAAATGTTCCGGTTCATTTGGGGACGGATTGGTTGGAAAAAATCTATGCGAAAGAATCTCCTACCTCCGTCGACGAATTGGGTCAGACTTTCTTTGAAAAACTCAAACTGGACTTGAAAGACTCCGGAATCAAATCGGATAAAGACATTCCACCGAGTTACGATACTCCGGATGCAAGACTTGCTTATGAAATCGCGTCGATGTATGAGCCGAATTGTCGTCTAACATCCGGTAGTGTTGCCAGCCACTTCCCGATCCTGACCAAGTATCATATCACGATCCCTTTGGAAAAATGTTTTGTTACCAAAGAAAGCGTACAAAAAGCGATCCAAGATATACTCAATGTTGATTATACCGCATTCAACCGCGAAGTCATTTACCGGAACGAAGATATAGGAATCAAAAACGAATTCGTTCAAAAATCAATCATCCCCGATCTGATCTTGGTTCCTTCCATCGGACCGAAAATCATGATGTGGCAGGATCTTTCAATTTTTCGCGGTGCAGGTTCAAAAGAATCCAAAGGAAGAATTACGATCCCGCATTTTATTACGGGAGATTTGAAAACATTCCTGTTTGAAGCAATTGCCGCGTTCCGATGGGAACTATGCAAAAATATACTTGGTCCGGATTGGAATAACGTTGGGATTCCTTCCATCACGGCAGATTACACGGATTATGTGCAGTTCTACAAAAAGAGTAAGGACTTATCCCCTGAGCTCAAAGAAAAAATTTCGGGAGAATTCAAACGATTCAGAACGGATCGGGATAAATTTGCAAACGACTACTCTCTCTGGATCAAGTATGAAGCGGAAGGGGTGCAAAGATTGAATCGTGTAGTGCGTGCCATTTTTTACCGTCATATCCCTTTTCACAAAACCATTCGGGAAAAAGTTTCAGCACAACCGGCCTTTGCAGAATTGCACAACCGATTCAAAAACGTGCGCAATCGTCAGCACAAAGAACTGGAAAACAAATACAAAAAGTATATGGACGCTTCCGGTGCTTTGCCGAAGGAACTGCACGAGAATTTACAGTTCTACGAAGTATAG
- a CDS encoding methyl-accepting chemotaxis protein: protein MSNLVSKSSESAFKKIKSLSIRLQMMLFIFIILNLVLIPIFYIVYDSAKTQILNIGEEMFTNIVKDSVGLIDLLNEDVKAGKISLTDAQDRAKNYILGPKGPDGVRDLSKGKMSAKLDMRVWASQPDGMFTMNPFNIEGVNLWDYQVGGKYTVRDTWSNKEKTGRIVREMWQEGQEPIYYWIAYQIYYEPWNWIVGSGGREEIIYEERLKILQIKFLVAASVALVFSLVLSYFFAGIISRKINAIKSVVERASEGDLTQNADLKFMDEFGILASDFNTMTRSLREMIKKVSFSSEQVSDSAKNLYTSAEHSSSVATSISQSVQMVSNNAENQLNAFSENKNAMDENAQAIAKIAEATSVVSSLANNVLERVQEGREVVGQTIKQMQVVNSSVSGISSSIHTLGENSKEIGQIVDTINQIASQTNLLALNAAIEAARAGDNGKGFAVVADEVRKLAERSENATKQITVLIGEIQKNTLSSVNMMEKGNKEVDVGVQMVNNVGETFQLILSSIEKVTDEVQNVSATTEEISASTEELNASTEQLAHMTSSISENTQGIAGFSQKQMESSDEVITAANRLSKLAQELNQEIGKFRI from the coding sequence ATGTCGAATTTAGTTTCCAAAAGTTCCGAGTCCGCTTTCAAAAAAATTAAATCCCTAAGTATCAGACTTCAGATGATGCTTTTCATATTTATCATACTCAACTTAGTCCTCATTCCTATTTTTTATATCGTTTATGATTCCGCAAAAACCCAGATTCTGAATATCGGCGAAGAGATGTTCACAAATATCGTAAAAGATTCCGTGGGACTTATTGATCTTTTGAACGAAGATGTGAAGGCAGGAAAAATTTCCCTGACTGATGCGCAAGACAGAGCTAAAAATTATATCCTCGGCCCGAAAGGTCCCGATGGAGTGAGAGATTTGTCCAAAGGGAAAATGTCCGCAAAACTGGATATGAGAGTCTGGGCTTCCCAACCGGACGGAATGTTTACGATGAATCCTTTCAATATAGAGGGAGTCAATCTCTGGGACTATCAGGTGGGCGGCAAATACACCGTTCGTGATACTTGGTCTAACAAAGAAAAGACGGGAAGGATTGTTAGGGAGATGTGGCAGGAAGGACAGGAACCTATCTATTATTGGATCGCCTACCAGATTTATTATGAACCATGGAATTGGATTGTAGGATCGGGCGGTAGGGAAGAGATCATTTATGAAGAAAGATTGAAAATCCTGCAAATTAAGTTTTTGGTAGCTGCAAGTGTTGCTCTCGTATTTTCATTAGTTCTGTCTTATTTCTTTGCAGGAATTATCTCCCGCAAAATCAACGCGATCAAATCGGTGGTGGAACGGGCAAGCGAGGGGGACCTCACTCAAAATGCCGACTTGAAATTTATGGACGAGTTCGGAATTCTTGCCTCCGATTTCAATACCATGACCCGCAGTTTAAGAGAGATGATTAAAAAAGTATCATTCTCTTCCGAGCAGGTTTCTGACTCCGCAAAAAATCTTTATACCAGTGCGGAACATTCTTCTTCCGTAGCCACTTCCATTTCCCAATCAGTTCAAATGGTTTCTAACAATGCTGAAAACCAGTTGAATGCATTTTCGGAAAACAAAAATGCAATGGATGAAAATGCACAAGCCATAGCAAAAATTGCGGAGGCGACTTCCGTTGTTTCTTCTCTTGCTAATAATGTTTTGGAAAGAGTTCAGGAAGGTAGGGAAGTTGTCGGACAGACCATCAAACAGATGCAAGTTGTCAATTCTTCCGTGAGCGGAATTTCTTCCAGTATTCATACATTGGGTGAAAACTCCAAAGAAATCGGCCAAATTGTAGATACGATCAATCAGATCGCCAGCCAAACCAACTTACTTGCGTTAAATGCTGCTATTGAGGCAGCGCGTGCCGGAGATAATGGAAAAGGTTTCGCAGTAGTTGCCGACGAAGTCCGTAAACTTGCGGAAAGATCGGAGAATGCTACAAAACAGATTACTGTGCTGATCGGTGAGATTCAAAAAAACACTTTGAGTTCCGTAAACATGATGGAGAAGGGAAACAAAGAAGTGGATGTGGGTGTGCAAATGGTAAACAACGTGGGAGAGACATTCCAATTGATTTTATCTTCCATTGAAAAAGTTACCGATGAAGTACAAAACGTATCCGCGACCACGGAAGAAATTTCCGCAAGCACCGAAGAGTTGAACGCATCCACGGAACAGCTCGCACATATGACCAGTAGCATTTCCGAGAATACGCAAGGGATCGCGGGCTTTTCCCAAAAGCAAATGGAATCGTCCGATGAAGTCATCACTGCTGCAAATCGTTTGAGTAAACTCGCACAAGAGCTCAATCAGGAAATCGGAAAGTTTAGAATTTAA